The DNA segment GTTGTGTTTACAAAGTGTGGAATGCGCTTTTTGCTTGGCTTTTGGGAAGGGCTGTGGGTGGACGTCTTCGAGTGGCTAAGTAAGTGgtagccagccggccggccggccgggtccGTGTACGTGCTCCGGGCCTCGGCGGCaggtggacggacggacggacagctgATGTCTTTATTTGGAATGATAGTGTACTTGCCCTGTTTTCGTGTTTTGCACACGCGCCTGACTTCAAGATGTGTCACTCGTGGAAAGTGGGCGTTTCCAAATGGGGGCCATTCACAATTCATGTTGGTGGCAATGCCAGCTGCTGCATGCAGGCCctttttttgctgctgctgctggtcttgttgatgttgttgtttAGTTAGTTGTCTGCCAGCTCCGCCACGCACAGCGAGCGACTGCTTCCCTCCCTGTAGGATTTAGTCAATATGACCACGTCTACGCTTGTCGGCTAATCTACATCGTGGAGTCAAAGTGTCGTCATGTAGGCTCTCGCACCTTTGGGGCTTTCCATGTGTCAGGTTGTCTTCCAGACCCAGACGCCGGTCCCGCCTACTTTTGCCCGTCTCATGCGCGCGCAATGTCCCTCTTTCCAGCCAGCCCCCTGGGTTCAATGTGGTTCCTTCTTTCACTTTCTCTTTACAATTGAGGCTCCTTCCGCACCTCCCTTTTCTTTTCTCCCTTGCTGCTCAATTCACATGGCCCCCAAGGACCTGGAGTGACACGCACAGCAAGAAAAAGCACAGCGTATCGATGTGTTCATTCATAACTTTCCACGTTGTCCCGCCAGGACAATTGTGGTTCCGAAAATCATGTTACTGAGATTACGCAGTGACCTCTGCGTCTCGTTACGAGGGATATTTTTCTCCGGCACATTCAGCCAGCGCAGCCGAACGGCCAAGTCACTCACGAcacacgtatgtatgtatgtctgtcTATACAGCGGCGATCCGGGAGGGAGTCGCTCCGCTCCCAAAATAGGCGTCTATTTTGGTAGCTGGCAGTGTGACTTCCTGCCTCACGGAGAGCGTCACGAATGGACGGATAAAACGATTTTGATTCCGGCGTGGAGCCACCGATGAATTTGGGGGCCTCTATTTCAAGTCGGCCGCTCTCTTTTTGCAGCTCGACAACACTGCGGCCGGCGGCGCTTTTGGCTTTGACACGATAGTACTTGATCGTACTTACAGCCGTGGCAAACTCTGGTTGACCCGCTCGTTTGCCGACTTCCACGTCACTCGCCGGGCCGGGTCTTTTCAAGCCGTCCGTCCGTGTTGAAAGTCGCAGATGAAACGTGAGATGGTCGTGGCCCCTGTCTGGCGTTTGCCAAATGTGACTTTCCCGCGAGGCCTGCCAACAAGGCGCTATCGTCGCTACCCCGCCTATCCTCATTTCCTCATTCTCGCGGGCGCCATTGTTCTCCCGAGCGGGTCAAGCGGGAGCCGCCGCTGCTTGTTGACAGGTAGCGAGCGGTAGcgatgccgccgccgcctctgCGCGCGTGATGGTGAAATTGCATTACTCTGTGTTTCATCATCGGATGGGCCCGCTTCCCTGCGGCGGAATCGGCCTTTTTGGCCAGCTGTCGCTATCCGACTACAAAAGGTGGAGCCGGAGAGCGAGGGGGGTCAGTCTTCGCTGGGGTCCGGCCGTCCGTCCGCGCGATGGCCGGCCGCTAAGACAATAAATGTGTATTCTTCCGTCCCGAGCAAAAAGACGTGGAGCCTTTGGCGGCAAGCGATAAGCGGGGCTCGGACGGAGCTGAATGGCACTTTGTTGCGGCCTTCCGGCAaagcgcccgccgccgccgccgccgttcaACTTCCTGATTGTGTCCTTCCTTTTGTTTCTCTGGTCAGTGAGCTTCAAGGCGCCGTCATGTGAACAAGGCTCAACCTTTTGACCGTCTGGACTGTGATTCCGAGGTAAGTGTGCGAATATGGTGGCACGCGCGTGAGGCTCCTTTGGGCGAGGTGGCCTTGTTTTTTAAGACATGTACCGGATTGACCGAGTGGCGTCGATTACCGCAGTGGATTTTGCGAGGAGGACCCGAGCCCGTCGCTCCAAGGCCTTGGGCATGCCTCAGGTACGGCGGCGTCACCATTGAGCGGCGATGGCTAACCCACGTGCTCCTCACCCGTGCTTCTTCTCCCCCTCAGCCAGGTACGAATGGCATGGAGCCCGCTTTTGGCGAGGCCTACGGAGGCCACCGAGCTCTACTCGGCCCTTACGCCGCCGCCGCGTCGGCGCAAGGGGGTAGGACGGAGTACGACCAGGTGAGGAGCCCAATTCAAagtttgccgccgccgccgccatttgAAGGCTTACGTAAGCGCGACTGGAAAGTCCCAATTCCAAAGGCTGTCTTCCTCctcccgcgccgcgccgcgcagaGCATCCTCCTCATGCTGGGCTCGCCGGCGTCGCCCCGCAAACGGCCCTTTGAGCTGCTCAGCGACCTGGTGGACGACGGCGGCCTGGGCGAGGACCTGCACGCCGAACGCTGGGACGTGTCGGCTCTGGACGAGATGGCCCGCTACGCCAAGCCGGGCCTGGCCGTGGCTTCCGAGGACGCCGTGCTCATGGCCCGATGGGGACGCGCTCGCGAGGAGGACGAGCCGGCCCAGAGGACCGCCCGAGACGAGTCGGCGGCGGGGCGAGGACGCGACGGAGGCGTGAGGAAGGAGAATGGCGGGGAGCTGGACGGCTCGCAGGTGAGGGATGACCCTAAAACATGGGCATTCCAGAGATGAAAAATGCCGCACCACAGGTGACGGCGGAGGACCGTCAGAAGGAGACGGCGGCGCCGGGTTTGCTCCTGGAGCACTGCAGCGAGGAGCACAACTACTCCCTCAGCCAGGAAGAAGAGCCGCCCGTCACCCGCAGCGTCCAGGAGGAAGTGCAGCAGGAGGCGCAGGAGCTCGGAGAGGAGAAGCCggacgaggacgacgaggatGACGAAGAGGACGAGACCGCGGCCGATCTCTCCAGCTCGTCGGAAACGGAGTGCGGTGAGTTTTCTCCTGCACTTTCTCAGGTTTGGATTTGAGAAGCGTTCTGGGCCTGACCGCTCCAACCGCCGTTGACCCGCAGAGGCGGAGCCCGCCAGGCCGGCGGGCCAGCGGCCGTCCAAGCGCCGCTGCTTCTGGGAGTACCGGCGCTCCCGCGAGTCTGCCGCCAAGAAGAAAATGTGCGCGGGAGGCGATTGGTCGCTGTCGTGGAGCTCCAGCACGCTGCCCAGCACGCTGTACCGGCGCCAAGGTGACGCACGAGGGagggggcgagcgagcgagcgagcaccaGAGagtgaacatgaaaaatgcaactgAAGTCGTGACGGTCGGGCTCGTTTGCAGGCAAGAAGGGTCGGCGCAAGGCCCGCAAGACGGACGCCAGCGACTTGACCCCCAACCCGCAGAAGCTGCACAACATCGGCGAGCAGCTGCAGAAGCTCAACGCCGCCATCGACAGCGTGGGGCCCGTCAACGACCTCCCCGCCCTGGCCAGGGCCCGCTCGCGCAAGGAGAAGAACAAGCTGGCCTCCAGGTAAAGCTTGGAGCCATGTCATTGCTGGTgggctttttttcctctccgtTTTGGTACTTTTTGTCTTAGCCTTATTGTGTGTTGTGGCGCAGGGCGTGCCGCCTGAAGAAGAAAGCGCAGCACGAGGCCAACAAGATCAAACTGTGGGGGCTCAACCAGGAGTACGGTAGGTTCAAAGAATATTTGTCTGAGTTGATTTAAAAGGCACGTCGGAAGCGGACTTGTGACGGCGCTCGCCCAAAAGCTGCGCTTCTTCTAACGTGGCTTGGCGTTTCCCTTGCCGTGGGCGTCCCGACACAATGTGGCAGCTGCctcttttgcttttgcttttgcttttgcttctgcttctgcttctgcttcttcctcttcctcttcagaAGAACAAAAACGAAAAGCAAAGTGACATTCTGTTCATTCCTGTTGGCTCTACAAAGCTAACAGGAAACACGCTCACATTTTCAAGGCTTCTGTCACGGCCCCTGAGTCACTCACATTTTTTGGAGCGATGGAACACAAATCACTTCCTGTCCATTATCAATTCATAGCATCAAAAATATCACCACCCTCTGAAAGtggaagtttttttgtttttttccttcccaaaACTCTCTTGCTCTTTTTTTCTTAAGACAATCTCACATTATtggaaaaatgactttttggcTTATATCAGACCTGGAGACTGACTATATTCTCCTATTTCAGTTACTTCCTAATAGACGACTTTATCTGGCAGCTGTAGAAAATGTCCGTTTTATTTTGGTAGTCACACAAACGAGCGAGCCGTTTGTCTTTGTAAGCCTCCAAGCCGCAATGATGTGCGTTTTGTGTGGCGCTGTGCTACCCTCAGAGAACCTGCTAGGGGCGCTGCTGCGCATCAAGGAGCTGATCCGTCACAAGGTGGAAGGCGGTGGCGAGCGAGAGGACGCGGACGAGCGAGGGATGACGCGGCGTCTGGAAGATATCCTGGCTGAGTCCAGCGGTGAGAAACgctctgcgcacacacacacacacacacacgcgcgcacgcacacgcgcacacacacacacacacacacacacacacacacacacacacacacacacactcagcatgCTCCAGACATTTCCAATGAGTGGGTCGCCGTGGCAACCGTAGGTCCTCTGGTGGCCGGGCGGACCAAAGACTTTGTGCAGAGGATCTTGGCGGCCAGCGGGGGTCCCGGCCAGCGCAAGGAGCCCCCCCGGGAGGTGTCGCTCTGAAGCCCTTTTGTGAGTGGATGCTGCTCTTGTAAAATACTGTACGCCCCTTTTTCCCGCCGTGTGCTGTACTCGTACTCCATCGTGCCTATAAATAGACATTGCACTGTTCTGTAGACGCCGGCCGGCGATGGCTGGGAGAGTAGGATTTCTCAAACGTGATGGGAAGACCAAGCACCCCCCTCAAAAGCCTCAAAAATGAGCGCACATTTCCCGTGGCGATACCAAATCCGACAAAAAAAGTCATCACGTGGTGCCCCAAAATTCAATCATCCAGGTTACAAATTCGGAATTTGCAAGGGAGAGAATCAAAATCATTATGTTAtgacaacaaatgacttttcttCTAAAATTCCCTTTTTCTATTTGATTTATTGAATAAGTTATgttacaaaaacaaatgaatccAAAAAGTCATCGTaaattcagattttatttttgaaaatctAAATTCGTGCCAAGACTAAAAAACAACTATTTTCATAATATTCAACGTTTGTATTCTAAAAGGCCAGCGCATTTTCACAAGatgatgactttttttctcgAAAGCCGCTCTCAACTTTTTTTCTCGTAATTCTCcaacttatttattttgtggAGCCCAATTTGGCAAGCACTGATTCAGAGGatgcgaggggggggggtgtctttttttttcttttcttttcttgtgtgtgtgtaaaaacaATGTTGAGTCCTGATGTCAGAACAGCTGTATGcccgccctgccctgccccgccccgccccgagcTTTAAGCTGCCCACTTCCTCTCCCTCGCCAGCGTGTTTGAAAAGCTGCACCTTACTTCACCCAAAGTGAccaaagagaaaagaaaacacCAAAACCTCGCACGTGGCGCCaatgttttgcttttctttgattttgactgaagcagccagccagccagccagccagcaggcaGCCCAACTTTGGCCTGATGATGTAGCGCACCTTTGAGAGTAAACGGTGCATGCGGCCGTCCATTACCGTATGCTCAGCAAAATTGGGCTTTGACGCGGGAACATTTCCCAACGGCCGCTTTCTGCCGTCGCTCTGGACACGCTAAGACCACGACAGAGGTCGCATCGCATACAAAGGCTGCTCGTCGGGCATTTTAGCGCCATCCTGAAATGTCAGCGCAAAGTCCAATATTGGCAACTTGTTGTCTGTTGTTGactttggttttggctttggcCACATCTGCCTTTCTTCTGTGAAGCTTTAGACCGACGGTGTCCAAGGTCTCTAAATGTTGTCggacatgagaaaaaaaaacgtttgaatTGCACTGTGGATTAAAAACAACGATGCACCTTGCCAGGGGACGCAAAGTCGTCCttaagaaaagaagaagaagaaaaaaaaaagacttttggcACCTTTCTTTCAACTGAAGCGGGCGGGAAGCGCCGAACTGAGCCCACTGCTTTCTGGCACGAGAGCGGCACTGCTTTTGTTTGTCACAAAGTGCCTAGCGTAGCCTCGCAGCGTAGCGATTTTTGGTGTCGACACCGTGTTTCAGAATCCCCCATTAAAATCACGACAAGATTGACTTCCAAGTTTTTGGGAGAGCCCAGCTGCTTCTTTCGTAGCGCTACGGCTCGGACAAAAGTACCGCAGTGTTTACGGCTGTTTACGGTCAGCAAGTCGTGTTTTCTTTGTCAAAACTAGCAATTAAATGACTCCCTTTCCCTAAATGCATTCATTCACACGGTGTCTCTTTGGCCAGAAAGCAGTCAGGCCATTTGTTTGCGCGGAGCTTGAAAAGACGTCGCCCGAGCCAATAATTGCAAACATTCCGCCAGCTTCTTGCCCAATAATCTACTTTGTTCGAGTCCCTGAGTCATGCATGGCACGACGACACTACTCCTGCGCTAGTCTTTGAACACATTGACATAACTCCttttgttacacacacacacagtcaaccTTTATggtagaaaacaaaacaaacgtaCAGAAGTGCCGTGAAAATAGAAGTTTTGGTTTTTGTGTGTCTTTCTTGTAAACTGCTATAatgtatattttaatatttatatgcagCCGTTGTATTAaaagtatatttttaaaatacaagCGTGTGCTCGTGAGAGATTGGTGAGCGCTGCCTGCAAACCAGTGTTGTTGTCTTGCAGAATACAAACACAGGAAACGAACGCAGCATTTGGTTCGCCTTAAACATCGATAAACCAATATGTTGTTTGACTCTTCAGATAATATTTCTCTGACTATTTCATTTGAAGGAGACCCAGAGAAGTGATGAAAAGAAGGTGTTTTATTGGCATGGAATCATCTGCATTCACATTTACTCACTATTGCACCTTGCCCACATTGGACAAATAGCTTTTCTGCTTCGCTTTGACAACCAACAAAAAGGAATGTGCAAAAAGGAacacttctcctccaggtgcccAGTAAGagtctgccgccgccgccgccgccaccgcagcAGCTTTGGCTCAAATCGTTTGATCAAGACGACATTTGTAGGGATGGAAAATCCCACCCATGTCGACGGAACCATCATCTCAGGGTAAGAGCACCTCGCCTTCGTCCACCCAGAGCATGTCCAGCGCGTCCACCTGCCGCTGTTCTCGCCGGTGGATGCGTCTCAGGCGCAGCACGTAGAGCAAAATGGCCAAGACCACCACCAGCAGGCACAGAGAGAACAGGTGGTGGTTGTACACAAAAGATGAGCGCAGCCAGCTGGGGTGGCTCTGGCGCAGCGCCTCCTGCTGGAGGTCCCTGAACACCACAGCGGAGCGGAGTGGAAAAGAGGAGCCTTTTGAACCTTTTGGCCCCCCGAGGGCACTTTGGTCAATGTACCTGAGTGGCAGGAAGCGCGTCTTGTACAAGATGGCTCCCAGCGTCCACTGCACCTCCTTGTCGTAGACCAGCTGCGCCGTCCTCAGACTGCGGTAGTCGGCGGGAAAGCGGAAGCCGGCGTGCAAAACCTGGAACATCCACGCCGACTTGAAGCACTGGTACCTGAAgaaggcgcacacacacacacacacacacagttggagCACCAAAGCGGACACTGACCGTGCGTGCTCCCTGGCCGTTGTCTCGTCACAAAAGGTGTTGTTGTCGTCTTTTTGTTGCCCAGGCTCAAGCTTTGGAAGAAAATGTCGCCGTCCTCGCTCTCGATATTCCAATTTTGCCTTAGCCAGGGTTGCCTAAGCAGCAAGTCAAGCCGGCCGGGTACTCTTGTCCCCCAGAGAGGTTCCAACATGTGCGCATTTTGTCTGTGCTCACCTTTCTCAGCTGTCTTTAAGCGGGTAAAAGAAAAGGTCAAATACTTGAGCCTGTCGATGTCGGCCTGCTGGGAGAAGAGCTTCTTGTCCAGACGCTGTTTCAGTGTCAACCACTTGGTGGCGCAGAAGTCCTACATTGGCATTACAAAGACAAGCGCAAACTAGTAATTGTCGTCTTTGTTGGAAAAGAGACGGCGGCCTTGGGACGGCTTGGGCCGGCTTGGGCGGGCGGGGAATGCGTAGCTACCGTGGCGGCCCTGGAGTATTTGTCGCTGTCGTACTGTCCGCCGATGCGCAGCACGTCCTCCATGCAGTAGTAAAACTCGGAGAAGCCGTAGAACTCGCTGTTACTGAAGTTGATGGGCGCCTAAAAAGAGACGGACGAAATGATTCCAATAGCAAGTTTTCTCCTGCCGGAGAGGGACGTTTCCACCCGCAGAGGCGGAATGGATGAGCCATTCCACCTGGTAGGTGGCCCCCGCCGTGGTCATGGTGCCGTTGCGGAGGCCCAGCAAGGGGCGGACGGCGTCCAGGCAGCGTGGCCAGTCCCCCTGGCCTCTGAGGTACAAGGTGCGGTTGTCTCGGAGCAGTGTGTGCGACAGGCCTAGGGGCAGGCAGGGGTCCAGGTGGGGCTTGTCCTCGCTCAGCCCCGTCGTCCCGGCGCCCGGGGACCTGCGTTGCACGtaccagagagagagagcgagagagggagcgCCCTTACTTACTGGCGACTAACAAAGTGCGACTGAAATCTGACGCTTTGACCGAAAAATGGCCAAAGGCCCGGCCGCCCGTTGACGTAGCAACCAAAGAAATCTGAGATCGCTCAATTGACTCTTTAGTGGGAGGACTGGAACCATTTCAAAGCTTGCTTGGGATCGTTCCAGATGAACCATTTGGGGAAATAAATTCAATTAAGATCAGATGTTTGGGCCAGCGATAATGACCccacccctaaaaaaaaatagctctcGATTGCATATTGCTCAGTCCTCTCTTCTCTCCACCTGCTGTCGTCCAGCGTGGTGTTGGCGATGCGCTCGTCGTAGCGCTGTCGGGCCATGTTGCCGCCGAAGCCCAGGAAGGTGGTGACGTAGACGCGGTACACGTGCTGCGTGTGCTCCACGTCGCAGCCCAGGTTGAAGTCAGCCAGGACGCTCTTGGCCGCCTCCTCCTGAAGCGCAACCATTCCAATCAGTGACAGGGGTTTCAGTGGTTAGTCGAAACACGTGAATTGAACTTCACGAGTTGCTGTCGCTAAAATGAGTCAAAGTTGTCGACGGCGCCAGCAGCGACGTCACTCTGACCTCCTGCGGGGACCTGAAGGTGATGGCGCCGGGCACCTCGTAGGCGATCTGCAGCGAAGCTCCGCCCATGTCCATGATGCCCACCGTGCGGCGGCGGCTGATCGGACGCTGGTGCTGCGAGTTGGTGCTCACCTCCACCGCGCCGTCCTCTGCGCCGCGCAAAAGGAGAGCGaggttccttcgacgccttcaaaagcggcggcgggcgggcggcgttCTCACCGTTGTCGGCGTGGTCGAAGCGGCCCAACACAAAGTTGATGCCGATCCACGCGTAAACACCTGTAAACCGTGAGCGCTTCTCTGTTATCTGTTCTCGTGCTCTTTCTGAAACACGCTACAATGCCACAAGATGGAGCCAAAACCAGATCGAATGGAAAAGTAGTGCTTTAGAGCCACAACTAGAGCGAATGCCCCgacagatgccacaagatggtagCAAAGCGTTACTTTCCCGCAAAAAACgtctttggcaccatcttgtggcacaTGGCAGAAAAGAAGCACGAGAAATGCCACTAAGACAAATTACAGTATATTAATCATGCAATTAATAAGAGATGCTCCACCCCAACTAAatccacacaccaaaaaaagtgGGCTCACCTTCCTGCTTCCCAGAGATCACCTCAGCGTGAGAGCGGGAAAACAGGAAGTCAAAATCCAGAGGAACGTCGCTCACCAGGtcgtccaagatggccgcctgcTGGCTGCAGCAAAACACTAGTTAGGCTGAGCTAAGTTAGTGCCAGTAACTATCTTACTGACTGTGAGTCCTCGCTGGTGCGGGATCATTTGGCTTGTGATTGGCGAGAACCACGAGAGTGTCGTAAGCCagcgggccggccggccggccagccagccagccacccatccagccggccggccggccagccagccagccagccagccagccagccacccatccagccagccagccggccagccagccagccaaccatccatccagccagctACCTGTCGGGCAGGAGTCTCATGCCGGCCGTGCAGAGAATGTAAAGCGGCGTCTCCTTGTGTTTGCGCCGGGGTACGTGGGCGGCGGCAAAACTGAGCAGAGGGTGCAGGTAGTCGCTGGCGCTGCTCGGAGAGGTCGCCAGCGAGGAGATACCTGAACGCAAAAGCATTCCGTCGTTACGGCCTTCGCGTTGGCTTTACTACCGGAGAAATGAAATAGTCACCCGGTTTAATCTTCTTGACGACCGGCTGTCGGTCCAGGTCCCTCATCTGGCGGATGTCGAGCAGCGTGTGGGGGTTTCCGTTGTGGGGGGGCCAGTAGTACACAAAAACGCGAGAGCCGCTGCTACCGCAGTCCACCACCACGCCGTAATTGAGGCCCTCGTCCTCCACGTCGGTGGCCTCCATGGGGAGGAACCTGGAGGCGGCCGAGGGGTCAGTCGTCAGATGGACGCTACTGTACCTTTAAGACAGGAAAGGTGGGACCAAAAACACCTGCGCTTCTTTTCTGCTAACTCatggctggtggtgttgtgtttGCTCGCGCCAAGGACCAACcggccccgcccgcccgcccgaacGATCTGAACACGTGTTCACTCACTTGCTGAAGCGAGTCCCCTGCGGTCTGCGTGGGCCTCGCAGGAGCCTCTGGTGGGTGCCCAAGAGCAGCAGGACCGAagcagccagcagcagcagtagcttcTGCCTGGGGGCCACGCCGCAGTACCAGGACGCCGGCAGGAACCACAACGTGATCCTGGACACACAAAGGGTGATACTCGTGGACCTTTTTTGGGGGGACCGGATGCCACGAAAAGCCACGGAGCTTACCGTGCCATATGTCCACCACGTGGCCTTGTTGAAGCACACGCTCGTCACCTCATGGTCGCTGAGGCTCCCGCACACCACtctcgcctctctttatttctTTCAATACCCACAACACGAGAAGATTGTTTGCAGTTAAAAACAACCCTATCACGTGTAGTCATAGTTAGTCTGAGGATTCAGTTGGTTTGTTCCACTAGGTAATTTATGAGTGGTCAGTCATAACGGTTAGCTGGTCAATTGGAGTGAATGGACAGTGTCACTGACGGGCCACAAAGGTTCGTGAGATGACATGTCAATACTTGAAGGTTCACCGGCGTGCATGTTAATAATGAACTTCTGCAGTTGGCATTGCCGAACAATCTTTGTTCATGCaagttatttaaaaagaaaaaaaaaaaaaaagcatagtaAATCGCTCAAAGATGCTCCGgccgagctgagctgagctgagctgagctgagctgcacGTCCGTCCGGTAGTGGATCTTAGCACGCGAAAGCCAAAGCAATCCATAT comes from the Syngnathus scovelli strain Florida chromosome 5, RoL_Ssco_1.2, whole genome shotgun sequence genome and includes:
- the LOC125968997 gene encoding ectonucleoside triphosphate diphosphohydrolase 7 isoform X2, whose amino-acid sequence is MARITLWFLPASWYCGVAPRQKLLLLLAASVLLLLGTHQRLLRGPRRPQGTRFSKFLPMEATDVEDEGLNYGVVVDCGSSGSRVFVYYWPPHNGNPHTLLDIRQMRDLDRQPVVKKIKPGISSLATSPSSASDYLHPLLSFAAAHVPRRKHKETPLYILCTAGMRLLPDSQQAAILDDLVSDVPLDFDFLFSRSHAEVISGKQEGVYAWIGINFVLGRFDHADNEDGAVEVSTNSQHQRPISRRRTVGIMDMGGASLQIAYEVPGAITFRSPQEEEAAKSVLADFNLGCDVEHTQHVYRVYVTTFLGFGGNMARQRYDERIANTTLDDSRSPGAGTTGLSEDKPHLDPCLPLGLSHTLLRDNRTLYLRGQGDWPRCLDAVRPLLGLRNGTMTTAGATYQAPINFSNSEFYGFSEFYYCMEDVLRIGGQYDSDKYSRAATDFCATKWLTLKQRLDKKLFSQQADIDRLKYLTFSFTRLKTAEKGEHRQNAHMLEPLWGTRVPGRLDLLLRQPWLRQNWNIESEDGDIFFQSLSLGNKKTTTTPFVTRQRPGSTHGFARRLPLSRRLPQSEDGAAGLRQGGAVDAGSHLVQDALPATQGPPAGGAAPEPPQLAALIFCVQPPPVLSVPAGGGLGHFALRAAPETHPPARTAAGGRAGHALGGRRRGALTLR
- the LOC125968997 gene encoding ectonucleoside triphosphate diphosphohydrolase 7 isoform X1, giving the protein MARITLWFLPASWYCGVAPRQKLLLLLAASVLLLLGTHQRLLRGPRRPQGTRFSKYSSVHLTTDPSAASRFLPMEATDVEDEGLNYGVVVDCGSSGSRVFVYYWPPHNGNPHTLLDIRQMRDLDRQPVVKKIKPGISSLATSPSSASDYLHPLLSFAAAHVPRRKHKETPLYILCTAGMRLLPDSQQAAILDDLVSDVPLDFDFLFSRSHAEVISGKQEGVYAWIGINFVLGRFDHADNEDGAVEVSTNSQHQRPISRRRTVGIMDMGGASLQIAYEVPGAITFRSPQEEEAAKSVLADFNLGCDVEHTQHVYRVYVTTFLGFGGNMARQRYDERIANTTLDDSRSPGAGTTGLSEDKPHLDPCLPLGLSHTLLRDNRTLYLRGQGDWPRCLDAVRPLLGLRNGTMTTAGATYQAPINFSNSEFYGFSEFYYCMEDVLRIGGQYDSDKYSRAATDFCATKWLTLKQRLDKKLFSQQADIDRLKYLTFSFTRLKTAEKGEHRQNAHMLEPLWGTRVPGRLDLLLRQPWLRQNWNIESEDGDIFFQSLSLGNKKTTTTPFVTRQRPGSTHGFARRLPLSRRLPQSEDGAAGLRQGGAVDAGSHLVQDALPATQGPPAGGAAPEPPQLAALIFCVQPPPVLSVPAGGGLGHFALRAAPETHPPARTAAGGRAGHALGGRRRGALTLR
- the LOC125968997 gene encoding ectonucleoside triphosphate diphosphohydrolase 7 isoform X5 translates to MARITLWFLPASWYCGVAPRQKLLLLLAASVLLLLGTHQRLLRGPRRPQGTRFSKFLPMEATDVEDEGLNYGVVVDCGSSGSRVFVYYWPPHNGNPHTLLDIRQMRDLDRQPVVKKIKPGISSLATSPSSASDYLHPLLSFAAAHVPRRKHKETPLYILCTAGMRLLPDSQQAAILDDLVSDVPLDFDFLFSRSHAEVISGKQEGVYAWIGINFVLGRFDHADNEDGAVEVSTNSQHQRPISRRRTVGIMDMGGASLQIAYEVPGAITFRSPQEEEAAKSVLADFNLGCDVEHTQHVYRVYVTTFLGFGGNMARQRYDERIANTTLDDSRSPGAGTTGLSEDKPHLDPCLPLGLSHTLLRDNRTLYLRGQGDWPRCLDAVRPLLGLRNGTMTTAGATYQAPINFSNSEFYGFSEFYYCMEDVLRIGGQYDSDKYSRAATDFCATKWLTLKQRLDKKLFSQQADIDRLKYQCFKSAWMFQVLHAGFRFPADYRSLRTAQLVYDKEVQWTLGAILYKTRFLPLRDLQQEALRQSHPSWLRSSFVYNHHLFSLCLLVVVLAILLYVLRLRRIHRREQRQVDALDMLWVDEGEVLLP
- the LOC125968997 gene encoding ectonucleoside triphosphate diphosphohydrolase 7 isoform X3, translated to MARITLWFLPASWYCGVAPRQKLLLLLAASVLLLLGTHQRLLRGPRRPQGTRFSKYSSVHLTTDPSAASRFLPMEATDVEDEGLNYGVVVDCGSSGSRVFVYYWPPHNGNPHTLLDIRQMRDLDRQPVVKKIKPGISSLATSPSSASDYLHPLLSFAAAHVPRRKHKETPLYILCTAGMRLLPDSQQAAILDDLVSDVPLDFDFLFSRSHAEVISGKQEGVYAWIGINFVLGRFDHADNEDGAVEVSTNSQHQRPISRRRTVGIMDMGGASLQIAYEVPGAITFRSPQEEEAAKSVLADFNLGCDVEHTQHVYRVYVTTFLGFGGNMARQRYDERIANTTLDDSRSPGAGTTGLSEDKPHLDPCLPLGLSHTLLRDNRTLYLRGQGDWPRCLDAVRPLLGLRNGTMTTAGATYQAPINFSNSEFYGFSEFYYCMEDVLRIGGQYDSDKYSRAATDFCATKWLTLKQRLDKKLFSQQADIDRLKYQCFKSAWMFQVLHAGFRFPADYRSLRTAQLVYDKEVQWTLGAILYKTRFLPLRDLQQEALRQSHPSWLRSSFVYNHHLFSLCLLVVVLAILLYVLRLRRIHRREQRQVDALDMLWVDEGEVLLP
- the LOC125968997 gene encoding ectonucleoside triphosphate diphosphohydrolase 4 isoform X4 encodes the protein MARITLWFLPASWYCGVAPRQKLLLLLAASVLLLLGTHQRLLRGPRRPQGTRFSKYSSVHLTTDPSAASRFLPMEATDVEDEGLNYGVVVDCGSSGSRVFVYYWPPHNGNPHTLLDIRQMRDLDRQPVVKKIKPGISSLATSPSSASDYLHPLLSFAAAHVPRRKHKETPLYILCTAGMRLLPDSQQAAILDDLVSDVPLDFDFLFSRSHAEVISGKQEGVYAWIGINFVLGRFDHADNEDGAVEVSTNSQHQRPISRRRTVGIMDMGGASLQIAYEVPGAITFRSPQEEEAAKSVLADFNLGCDVEHTQHVYRVYVTTFLGFGGNMARQRYDERIANTTLDDSRSPGAGTTGLSEDKPHLDPCLPLGLSHTLLRDNRTLYLRGQGDWPRCLDAVRPLLGLRNGTMTTAGATYQAPINFSNSEFYGFSEFYYCMEDVLRIGGQYDSDKYSRAATDFCATKWLTLKQRLDKKLFSQQADIDRLKYLTFSFTRLKTAEKGNPG